In the genome of Helicovermis profundi, the window ATTTTTTCGCCTTTAACAACTGTTTTAGTTGCATTATAAGCTTTTTTAATTTCTTTTCTTTTTTCTTTTGTAAATATATCATCCCATGCTGGTAAATTATATAACCAATCTGCTTTAGCTTCATGCATATTGTAATATAATTTATCATAATCAATTTCTGCATCAATAGATGTATTTTCATCTTCTAATTCATCTAAATTGATTTCTTCTTTAAGACTTGTATTGATTCCATCTAAAAAGCCTGCAAACATTACAGGTTTCAATTTATATTTTTCAGCCAAATCTTTGATACTGCCTTTTAGAGAAGTTTCTTTCTCAATTAAAATAGCATCATATACTGTTTGTTCAAGAGCTAAATAATTTTTCCAAAATTCTTGTGAATCTGCAGCGTTTTCAGCTATCTCTTCCCATTCTTTAAATAAACTCATTTTTCCACCTTTCATTCCTTTATTAGTCTTTCTTATATTATCATACTAACTTACTTAACATCAAGAATAATTAATATTTTTATTAGGTGAAAAATGCATATTTACATTTAAATTTGATATAATTATTTTAGAAAATATAAAAGGTGGTTATAAGATGAACTATTTGGAAATGCTTGAAAATTCTAAAAAAAATATAGGTGAATTTTGTAAAGTTTGTAAGGAATGTAATGGTATATCATGTAAAGGTAAAATTCCAGGACCTGGTGGAAAGGGACTTGGGCTTGGTTTTATTAGAAATTACGAAGATTTAAGAAAAATCAGATTAAATATGGACACTGTTTATTTAAATAAAGGCACTAATACTGAAATAGAACTTTTTGGAAAGAAATTTAAGTATCCTGTGTTTGCGGCACCAGTAGGAGGAGTTCAAATTCATTATAGCGATTTATATAATGATCTTACTTACTCAAAAGCTGTGATAAATGGATGTCACAAAGCAGGTACAATTGCTTTTACGGGAGATGGAGTTAAAGACGAAGTTTTTACAGGAACTCTTAAGGCTATAAAAGCTAATGATGGATGGGGTGTTCCAACTATTAAGCCTTGGAGTAAAGAAGAAGTTATAAAGAAAATAAAACTTAGTGAAAATGCAGGTGCATTTGCAGTAGCAATGGATATTGATGCAGCAGGATTAAGCATATTAGCAGCTCAAGGAAAACCAGTATCGCCACTTTCGAAAGAAGATTTAAAAGAAATAGTAAATTCTACAAAGCTTCCTTTTATTTTAAAAGGTGTTATGAGCGCAAACGTTGCTAGAAAAGCAATAGAGGCTGGTGTATATGGGGTAATTGTATCTAATCACGGAGGAAGAGTTTTAGATGAAACACCTTCAACAATAGAAGTTTTGCCTGAAATAGTAGAAGAAGTACAAGGTAAAATTAAAGTGTTTATTGATGGTGGCTTCAGAAGTGGAATTGATGTTTTTAAGGCAATAGCACTCGGAGCAGATGCAGCGCTCATTGCTAGACCATATGCAATTTCTGTGTATGGAGCAGGTGAAGAAGGTGTTGAATTATATACTGAAAAAATTGGAAGAGAATTAGCTGAAGCTATGATTATGACGGGAGCAAGTAATTTAAGTGAAATTGATGAAGACAAGATAAGGTAAAATAGTAACATTTTTTAGGTATCGAGTGCATTTCTTAGCTTCAGAAGGCGTTTTATTCCTTCAGAAGTTTAGAAAAAACAATCCAGGACTTTATAGAGTTCTTTATTCTCAGCTTATGAAGTAAGTTGAGGGTATTAAGAACACTAAGGTATCGGATCAGTGCATTTCTTAGCTTCAGAAGGCGTTTTATTCCTTCTGAAGTTTAGAAAAAACAATCCAGGACCTTATAGAGTTCTTTATTCTCAGCTTATGAAGTAAGCTGTGGATATTAGAACACTAAGGTATCGGATCAGTGCATTTCTTAGCTTGAGAAGGTGTTTTATTCCTTCTGAAGTTTAGAAAAAACAATCCAGGACCTTATAGAGTTCTTTATTCTCAGCTTATGAAGTAAGCTGAGGGTATTAAGAACACTAAGGTATCGGATCAGTGCATTTCTTAGCTTGAGAAGGTGTTTTATTCCTTCTGAAGTTTAGAAAAAACAATCCAGGACCTTATAGAGTTCTTTATTCTCAGCTTATGAAGTAAGCTGTGGATATTAGAACACTAAGGTATCGGATAAAAAACAAAATTAATTCTTCTCTTTGAAGGCAAGCCTTCTTTTCGAGACTATGTGTCAAAGGTTTATGGTTTAAAAGGCAGTGCGACCCATCAAATCACTTCGTAATTTGCTTGGTCACGGGCTTTTAGCCCTATAAAAAACAAAATTAATTCTTCTCTTTGAAGGCAAGCCTTCTTTTCGAGACTATGTGTCAAAGGTTTATGGTTTAAAAGGCAGTGCGACCCATCAAATCACTTCGTAATTTGCTTGGTCACGGGCTTTTAGCCCTATAAAAAACAAAATTAATTCTTCTCTTTGAAGGCAAGCCTTCTTTTCGAGACTATGTGTCAAAGGTTTATGGTTTAAAAGGCAGTGCGACCCATCAAATCACTTCGTAATTTGCTTGGTCACGGGCTTTTAGCCCTATAAAAAACAAAATTAATTCTTCTCTTTGAAGGCAAGCCTTCTTTTCGAGAATTATTTTTGTTTTTTGCACTGCTTTTTTGAAATGAATATTGTAAATATTCTGAAAAATTGTATAATAGGTATAGCGGGACGTTTTGTATTAGGCGGGACGTTTGTGTACATACTATAAAAACGGGGTGTTTATATGATTTTAACTGGAAAAGTTCTTATTGCTCAGGGCGGTGGACCTACTGCTGTTATTAATCAATCTATGGTTGGTGCTGCTCTTGAAGCTAGAAAATTTGCTCAAGTTACTAAAGTTTATGGTGCGATTAGAGGTGTTGAAGGAATTCTTAACGAGGATTTTATCGATTTATCTCAGGAGACTACTAACAATATGGAATTAGTTGCTCAAACTCCATCTTCTGCTCTTTTATCTACAAGGGTTAAACCTGATGAAGAATCTTGTAGACGGATGTTTAAGGTTATGAAAGCACATGATATTAGATATTTCTTTTATATTGGTGGTAATGATTCTTCTGAAACACTAAGATTAATTGCTGAAAATGCAGTCAAAGAAAAGTATGATTTTAGAGCAATTCATATTCCTAAAACTATCGATAATGACTTAGTTTTAAATGATCATACTCCAGGATATGGTTCTGCTGCGAGATTTATTGCATCAGCTTTTACTGGTGTAAATCTTGATAATAGAGCAATGGGTGGTATTTATATTGGTGTAGTAATGGGAAGACATGCTGGATTTTTAACTGCAGCATCTGCCATTGCTAAAAAATATCCAGATGATGGTCCTCATCTTGTATATGTTCCTGAAAGAGCATTTTCAATTGATAAATTTGTTAAGGATGTAAAAAACGTTTATGACAAATATGGAAGATGTGTTATTGCTGTATCTGAGGGAATAACAGATGAAGAAGGTAGACCGATTGTTACAACTTTAAGAGATGATATTGAGTATGATGAACATGGAAATGTTCAACTTTCTGGAAATGGTACTTTAGGAGAATCTTTGTCAGATTTACTTAAAGAAAAATTAGGAGTTTCAAGAGTTAGAAGTGATACATTTGGATATTTACAACGTTCTTTTATGGAATGTGTTTCAGATATTGATCAAAGAGAAGCCAGAGAAGTAGGTGAAAAAGCAGCTCAATATGCTATGTGGAATAATTCTGATGGATCTATTGTAATTAATAGAACGGGTTTTTATTCAGTGGATTATGATTTTGTTCCTCTTGATAAAATTGCAGGAAAAACAAGATATATGCCTGATGAATTTATTAATGAAGAAGGCAATCACGTCACTGACGCATTCAAATATTATTTAAGACCACTTGTAGGTTCTGGTTATAAAGTTGCTCATAGATTACGTGCGAGTCATGCTCCGAAATTGTTTTTGAAATAAGAGAAAAAATATATATTAAAAGCTCCGCCACACCGCACATCCATGCGTGAGGCACTGCGTTTTAATATATATTTTTTTAATTCTAAAAAGGTAAGGATAAAACTTACATATTATTGAGAATATAATAAATACAAACAGTGTAATGATTACAAAATTATTATAATAGAATTATATGCATTTAATAAGAATTAGTTCTATTATAGTAGAACTAATGGATTGACGGTAATATTACAAATTGATATAATTCTATTATAATAGAATTATATCAACAAATATAGATTTAATTTCGATACAACAGAACTAATATAGAGGTGTGACATGAAAAGTCGAGAATTATATATAAATCAGTTAATTGATTATATTGATACACCTGTAATAAAGATAATAAAAGGCATTAGACGTTGCGGAAAGTCTTATTTATTAAAATTATTGTCGAATCATCTTATGAATAAGGGCGTGTTTGAAAAGCAAATAATAAAAATTGATTTTGAATCTATTCAATATGAATCATATAAAGATTACAAAGCTCTCTATAATTATGTTACTGATAAAGTAACTGATAATAAATTAAAAACTTATATACTTATTGATGAAATACAAGAAGTGCGTGAATGTGAAAAGGCAGTTAGATCATTTATGGTCGACTTAGATTGTGATATTTATTTGACTGGATCCAATGCTCATTTATTATCTGGTGAGCTGGATACATATCTTACAGGTCGATACGTAGAGCTTGAACTATATCCCTTGTCATTTAATGAGTATATTGATTTTTATGAAGTTGTTGAAAATAATCCAAATGATGTGGAAAAAGCATTTAATGATTATTTAAAGTATGGTGGATTTCCTGGATTATATCATATGCCTAAAGAGGATGATTTGAAAGTTCAGTATATAAAGGGTATATATAATTCTGTTGTACTCAAAGATGTTATACAAAGAAACAAAATTAGAGATACAGAGTTGCTAGAGAGAATTTTCATCTATATCATGGATAATATTGGACAGATTTTTAGCGCTAAGAAAATCGCGGATTATCTTAGAAGTCAAGGAAGAAAAGTCGGTATAGAATCTGTTTAAAGTTATATTTAGGCATTAGAGAGTGCTATGATTTTATAGCGATATGCCAAGGTGGGAAAATCTATGTTCAAGTAATATATTTATTATCATTTAATCAGGTGATTGCAAGAGAATTCACACCACTCGCGAATGTAAATGATAATTATAAGAAAATTGTTATCTCAATGGACCGCATGCAAATTGTAAATAAAGATGGAATAGAGTGGATGAGTATAATTGATTTTATTAGGTCTATCAAATAAATTATATTAAAATGCATTTCAAAAAAGTTTGCTAAAATTAATATAAGGTATAATTAAATGTAGAAAAATTAATGTTATTATTAATATTAATTTTATTGAATACGTGGGTGAGTGAAAACATGCTTGAAAAAAAGATTTATAAAATAATTTTAGTATTTGCTATTGCAATATCCTTCATTAGTATTTTAACTAATATTGTTGCAAAATTTCCATTTGAAGTTCAAATTAAGTGGATATTACTTATTAGTATTAGTTTTTTCTCATATTTTGTAGTAAAACGTGAAAATTATAAAAAATATAGTGATAATATTAAATTTGTTTATTTTTTATTTATAATCTACTTATTTATTCCTTTTGCTTGGATTGATTCTGGTGGTAGTAGTAATAACACAATTGGATATATATTTATTTTAATTATAACAACAACTTATCTTTTTAAAAAATATAAACGAAGTTTTTTAATTGCATCCATTATATTAATGTTTGATTTTTTAATTTATATTGAACATTTTTATCCTAAACTTATTAAGACGTATTCGGAAAGTTCACAATTTACAGATAGGATGATTCAAATTCCTATTATAATTTTGGGTGCATATTTTTTAATTAAAAGATTTGATACTGCATATAATGTAGAGAAGAATGCTCTTATTAGTAGTCAAATAGAACTTGAAAAGGCAAATGAAGAATTAAATTTTTATGCAAATTATGATAAGCTAACATTAGCTGCAAATAGAAGAATGTTTGATAAAAATTTAGAAAAGGTGATAAAAGATAAAAAAAATATGGATGTTTATGTATTATTAATTGATTTTGATAATTTTAAGTATATTAATGATAATTATGGTCATGTTAAAGGTGATGAAATTTTATATAAATTTGTTGAAATATCAAATAAATATTTTACTTCTCCTAGTATAATTTCTAGGTGGGGTGGTGATGAATTCGCTATAATTTTTTATGGAACATTGGACGATTTAATTAAAAAGTTAAAATTACTTAAATATGAGTTTGAAAATTTAAAAGATGAAATAAATATAAAAAAAACCATTAGTGTAGGTATTGCTGATATACAAAAAGAATCTGAAATGGTTGAACTTTTAAGGAGGGCGGATAATGCTCTTTACAAGAGTAAAACTGAAGGTAAAAATGCTATTAATATTAATTTATATAAATAAACATATAGGAGAGTTTTATGACTAAAATAGATGAATATATTTTTAAAGTTATTCATGATGAAAATCTTGCAAAAGAAGCAGAATTTTATAATAAGGAAGAAGAGAGGACACTTGACTTTGAGGGCACTAGTATTAGTTATTTAGTTATAGGTGATTCTAAAAAAACACTTCTTATGCTTCCAGGTACTACAGGTAATTCAGTTACATTTTTAAGATACATTAGTGAGCTTTCTAAGGATTATAAACTTATATTAGTTAATTATCCTCAAGTAAATTCAATTGAAGAATTAAAAAATGGTATTTTGAAGGTTATTGAAAAAGAAATTACAAGTGAATTTTATATTTTTTCTCACTCTCTAGGTGGAATTTTATCACAGTTTATACTTAAAGAAATTGGTGAAAAGGTAAAAGGTCTTATTATTGCGCATTCAAGTACCATTAATAATACTATTAGTAAAAAAATAAGAAAAGAAAATCTTGCAAGTATTCAGCGTTTTACTAATTCTATTAAAGGTATGTTTTATAAATTGTTTATTAGAAATTTCATTAAGAGAATTAGAAAAGGTGTAGTAGCTTCTAATGTTGATAATTTTGAGTTTTGGGAAGAAATTTATGCTAAGATACTTAGTGAATCATCTAAAAAAGGTCTTTTATCAATTTATAATTGTCTTGAAGAATTTTGGAAATCGTATTCATTTGAAAAAAAAGACTTTGTTAATTTTATCGGAAAAGCTATAATAATTGAATCTGAAACTGATGTTATACATGATATGCCTGAAAAAGAAGCTTTAAAAACACTTTTTATAAATTCATCCTATATTGAATTTAAAGGCTCTAGCAATATGTCGATTATAAGAAATCAAGATAAATTTTTAGATGTTATTAAAGAAAATTTTAAGTAAAATTATATAAACAAGATGTATTTAAATATAAAAAGGAGCACCAAAAGTGCTCCTAGTATTAAAAGTCTATATTTTTTTTATCAAATAAACCAACAAGTCCAATAAGTGCAGCGAATCCAACCGCAGCAACTGGCCAGACAATCCATGTAATTCCCCAATCCATTGTCCATAAACTCCAAGCTAAATAGACTGCAACTACAAGTGGCCAATAAAATGATGCTAATTGTTCAGTTTTTTTAACTTCTTTTCTCTTATGCGGTGCATAATCACCTTCTCCTAAAATAAAATTGAGTGCCTTGTAGTAATCTGAAACGGGAATAATATTATAAACACCAATTGCTATCATCAAAATTAAAACAATAACCATGTATAGAGCTAAATTGCCTGAATTGGTTAAAATAGAAATTGTTATTAGTGGTAAAAAACTTGTTAAAAATAATATAATACTAATTGAAAGTCTTCTTGTGTAAATTGGTTTAAACTCTTTCATCTTTTCTCTAATAATGCCGGATACGCCATAATCTAATTCAAATCGATTTAGTTTGAACTTGTTAAAATCATCATTATAATTGTTAACTTTAATGAGTTGAATAATACCATATATTAGTATTGACATTAATAATATAAGTCCAAAAGCAGCTGCTGTACTTGAGGAGAAATTATATTGATCCGAAAGTGCCAATAAAAATAATAAGGGTGTTACTGATGATATTATAATAAATGCACCTTTAGAAACATACTTAGAGTATTCTACTTTCCTTTCTAAAAAATCCGTAATTTCTTCTAAAGATAGTCTTTTTAAAACTAAATCATTGTCTTCCACCACTTCAGTAATATCTTCTATTTCGTCTTTAACTAGGTAGTCTGTTGTTACACCAAATATATTGCTTAGCAAAAGTATCTTGTTTAAATCGGGTATACTTCTTGCACTTTCCCATTTAGAGATAGACTGTCTAGAAACATTCATTTTAAATGCAAGCTCTTCTTGAGACCATCCTGATTTCTTTCTTAAATTTACAATTTTATCGGCTAATATCATTTTCTTCCTCCTTGTCATCTTTCGATAACTAAATTCTAACAAAATATTCAGCTATAAACCATAAAGTTAAGTTTGAAATTTGTCAACCACCAGTTGCATTTGCAATTTAATGCGGCTTACATGCATGTAAATAATCAAATATATATATTTATATTTATTCTGCTTGTCATTTTAAACTATATTTCTTTTAATTATATATTTAAATTATAATTCATTTAAAATATATAAATCAATATTTTTACTCAAAGGTTACATAAAAGTTAAAGAAGAGTTACTATTATCTTACAATATGTCATATTTTATTGAAGAAATTATTATTGATGTTAAGATAATATTAGGGAAAGACAAGAAAAAATAAAAAGCTTTCAAAGGAGGCAAAAATGTTAAATCTATTAAGTAGACTCAATCCCATTGCATATGCAATAATTATAGCCATATTAACAATTCTTTTTATAACAATTATTTTGTCATTATCAATTAGAAGTAAATATAAAAAAATTCTTAAAGACATAACAAATACAAATTTTAGAAAAGAAAAGAAATTTGATTCACCAATGCTTAATGAAATTATAGAAGATTTTAAAGATAGCATTAAGGAAAATATTAGTGAAGTTAATACTGAGGCTATGATTGAAAAAAATATTCATAAATATTTAAAAAATGAACTTATTGGAGAGAGATTTGTTAACAAATCAACTTCACTTATGATTATATTGGGGCTTCTTGGAACGTTTTATGGGCTTACACTTTCTATAGGAAATATAGTTAATTTACTTTCAACTACTGAAAATGCAGCCACTGGAAACGTTGCAAATATTACAGGTGGATTAATTAATTCTGTTACAGGTATGAGCGTTGCTTTTGTAACCTCACTTTTTGGTATAGCATCTTCAATAATTGTAAATCTTATTAGTATATTATTTCATTTAGGAGAAATGCGAGAATCAATTATTATTCATATAGAAGAATACTTAGATAATAATCTTGGTAAAAAATCTTTAGATTTAGAAACTGTTGATGAAGAAGGAAAAAGTGTATTAGAGGTATCATTTGAAAATTTAGGTACAAATCTTGAAGTAAGCTTAAATGAATTGACTTCAACTTTAGCCTATAGACTTACTGAAGCAACAAAAGAAATGAAAAATACAGCTGAAACAATTGGAAGTTCAATTGATAAATTTGATAAAAGTTTAGATGTATTTGGCGAAAATGTTAGAGATTTTTCGGAGTTTAATTATCATTTGAAAAATAATATAGAAAGAATGAGCTTAGTTTTTGATGATAATGCTTTAGAGATTAAAAATCACACATCAGTTTTAAAAAATGGATTCCCGATTGTAAAAGAATTTAATGAAAAAGTTGGCGAAATAACTTCTAATAATAAAGAAAGTTAGGGGTGATTTTATGAAAAAGAGATACAGAAAGTATAGACATAAGGAAGAAAGTGAAAACTTTTGGCCTGCTTTTACAGATATGATTTCAACTATAGCTTTAATACTATTTTTCTTAATGCTTATTGCTTACGTAAATAATATTGTTACTGGAAAAAATTTAGAATATGCAGTTAAACAATTAGAAGATACTCAGTCGAAACTTGAAATAAGTAAAGCAGAAATATCAAATGCTGAAGATCAGCTTAGACTTTTAAAAAATGATCTTGAAAAAACTGCTGCTGAAGTAAAAAAAGGTGAAATAGAACTAAAACTTTCTGAAGAGGAAATTGATAAGCAAAAGGAAATAATAGCATCGAGTAATCAAGAACTTGGGCAGTTAAGAACTAAACTTAAAGGTATAGCATTACTTAGATTAGATGTATTAAATAAAGTAAAAGTTTCAATTGAAGAAAATTTAGGTAATAAAAATGCAAAAGGTGAAGAACTTGTTCTTATTGGTGATAATGGTAATATTATTATCAATGAAGGATTAGTATTCGATTACGGAAAATCTATTATAAAAGATGAAGGAAAACCATTACTTGCAAAACTTGCAAAATCTTTTGAAAAAGTATTAGATGATCCTAATGTTAGTAAAAATATAGATGCAATTAATATACAGGGTCATGCTGACATTAGAGGAACAGCTGATGCTAATAGAAAATTGTCAACAGATAGAGCAACGTCAGTTGTTAATTATTTTATGCAGTCTGATCCAACTTTAGAAAAAAGATATGGTAAATTTTTTATGGCAAGTGGATTTTCTTATTTTAGGCCACTTATTGATGAAAAAAATGAAGACGCCTATTCTAAAAATAGAAGAATCGAAATATCAGTAATACTAAAGGACTCAAATGTACAAAATGTAATAGATGATTATTTAAAAGAATCAGTAGATATTCTTAATAATACATCAGATAATTAAATAATATATAATAAATCATACCTTAAAGTTGAATATAGCTTTAAGGTATGATTATTTTTTTGATTAAATGGATATAAGTTTTGGTATAATACTAGTATATGAATTAAATCTGATTGCAAGTTACTTAGTCTTAGAGACTAAATACATAAAGTGGTGAAAAATATGAAAAAAATTCAAATAAAATTTAGATATAAATTTATTGGTGCTATAGTATTGATATCAATAATTCCATTAATTTTCTTCTCATATAAAAGTTATAATAGTTCAAAAAAGTTATTAACTGATGTTGAAATTGAAA includes:
- a CDS encoding SEC-C metal-binding domain-containing protein — its product is MSLFKEWEEIAENAADSQEFWKNYLALEQTVYDAILIEKETSLKGSIKDLAEKYKLKPVMFAGFLDGINTSLKEEINLDELEDENTSIDAEIDYDKLYYNMHEAKADWLYNLPAWDDIFTKEKRKEIKKAYNATKTVVKGEKIGRNDPCPCGSGKKYKKCCLNK
- a CDS encoding alpha-hydroxy-acid oxidizing protein; protein product: MNYLEMLENSKKNIGEFCKVCKECNGISCKGKIPGPGGKGLGLGFIRNYEDLRKIRLNMDTVYLNKGTNTEIELFGKKFKYPVFAAPVGGVQIHYSDLYNDLTYSKAVINGCHKAGTIAFTGDGVKDEVFTGTLKAIKANDGWGVPTIKPWSKEEVIKKIKLSENAGAFAVAMDIDAAGLSILAAQGKPVSPLSKEDLKEIVNSTKLPFILKGVMSANVARKAIEAGVYGVIVSNHGGRVLDETPSTIEVLPEIVEEVQGKIKVFIDGGFRSGIDVFKAIALGADAALIARPYAISVYGAGEEGVELYTEKIGRELAEAMIMTGASNLSEIDEDKIR
- a CDS encoding 6-phosphofructokinase, yielding MILTGKVLIAQGGGPTAVINQSMVGAALEARKFAQVTKVYGAIRGVEGILNEDFIDLSQETTNNMELVAQTPSSALLSTRVKPDEESCRRMFKVMKAHDIRYFFYIGGNDSSETLRLIAENAVKEKYDFRAIHIPKTIDNDLVLNDHTPGYGSAARFIASAFTGVNLDNRAMGGIYIGVVMGRHAGFLTAASAIAKKYPDDGPHLVYVPERAFSIDKFVKDVKNVYDKYGRCVIAVSEGITDEEGRPIVTTLRDDIEYDEHGNVQLSGNGTLGESLSDLLKEKLGVSRVRSDTFGYLQRSFMECVSDIDQREAREVGEKAAQYAMWNNSDGSIVINRTGFYSVDYDFVPLDKIAGKTRYMPDEFINEEGNHVTDAFKYYLRPLVGSGYKVAHRLRASHAPKLFLK
- a CDS encoding ATP-binding protein, with translation MKSRELYINQLIDYIDTPVIKIIKGIRRCGKSYLLKLLSNHLMNKGVFEKQIIKIDFESIQYESYKDYKALYNYVTDKVTDNKLKTYILIDEIQEVRECEKAVRSFMVDLDCDIYLTGSNAHLLSGELDTYLTGRYVELELYPLSFNEYIDFYEVVENNPNDVEKAFNDYLKYGGFPGLYHMPKEDDLKVQYIKGIYNSVVLKDVIQRNKIRDTELLERIFIYIMDNIGQIFSAKKIADYLRSQGRKVGIESV
- a CDS encoding GGDEF domain-containing protein, whose protein sequence is MLEKKIYKIILVFAIAISFISILTNIVAKFPFEVQIKWILLISISFFSYFVVKRENYKKYSDNIKFVYFLFIIYLFIPFAWIDSGGSSNNTIGYIFILIITTTYLFKKYKRSFLIASIILMFDFLIYIEHFYPKLIKTYSESSQFTDRMIQIPIIILGAYFLIKRFDTAYNVEKNALISSQIELEKANEELNFYANYDKLTLAANRRMFDKNLEKVIKDKKNMDVYVLLIDFDNFKYINDNYGHVKGDEILYKFVEISNKYFTSPSIISRWGGDEFAIIFYGTLDDLIKKLKLLKYEFENLKDEINIKKTISVGIADIQKESEMVELLRRADNALYKSKTEGKNAININLYK
- a CDS encoding alpha/beta fold hydrolase is translated as MTKIDEYIFKVIHDENLAKEAEFYNKEEERTLDFEGTSISYLVIGDSKKTLLMLPGTTGNSVTFLRYISELSKDYKLILVNYPQVNSIEELKNGILKVIEKEITSEFYIFSHSLGGILSQFILKEIGEKVKGLIIAHSSTINNTISKKIRKENLASIQRFTNSIKGMFYKLFIRNFIKRIRKGVVASNVDNFEFWEEIYAKILSESSKKGLLSIYNCLEEFWKSYSFEKKDFVNFIGKAIIIESETDVIHDMPEKEALKTLFINSSYIEFKGSSNMSIIRNQDKFLDVIKENFK
- a CDS encoding helix-turn-helix domain-containing protein → MILADKIVNLRKKSGWSQEELAFKMNVSRQSISKWESARSIPDLNKILLLSNIFGVTTDYLVKDEIEDITEVVEDNDLVLKRLSLEEITDFLERKVEYSKYVSKGAFIIISSVTPLLFLLALSDQYNFSSSTAAAFGLILLMSILIYGIIQLIKVNNYNDDFNKFKLNRFELDYGVSGIIREKMKEFKPIYTRRLSISIILFLTSFLPLITISILTNSGNLALYMVIVLILMIAIGVYNIIPVSDYYKALNFILGEGDYAPHKRKEVKKTEQLASFYWPLVVAVYLAWSLWTMDWGITWIVWPVAAVGFAALIGLVGLFDKKNIDF
- a CDS encoding OmpA family protein, which encodes MKKRYRKYRHKEESENFWPAFTDMISTIALILFFLMLIAYVNNIVTGKNLEYAVKQLEDTQSKLEISKAEISNAEDQLRLLKNDLEKTAAEVKKGEIELKLSEEEIDKQKEIIASSNQELGQLRTKLKGIALLRLDVLNKVKVSIEENLGNKNAKGEELVLIGDNGNIIINEGLVFDYGKSIIKDEGKPLLAKLAKSFEKVLDDPNVSKNIDAINIQGHADIRGTADANRKLSTDRATSVVNYFMQSDPTLEKRYGKFFMASGFSYFRPLIDEKNEDAYSKNRRIEISVILKDSNVQNVIDDYLKESVDILNNTSDN